A stretch of DNA from Clostridia bacterium:
GTTGATGCCCGCCTTGTCCAGGGCACCCATTACCTTGGCCAGTCCGCCGGGCTCGTCGGGCATTTCCACGCCGATCACATCGGTGAGGCTCACGGTGAAACCGGCCTCCAGCAGGGCTTTGTAGGCCAGATCCGGCTCGTTCACGATGAGCCGCAGGATGCCGAAAGTGGAAGTCTCGGCAATGGACAGGGCCCGGATATTAATCCCGTGCTTGGCCAAGAGCTCGGTGACGGCATGCAGCCTGCCTGACTTGTTCTCCAAAAACACCGAAATCTGTTTGACTTTCATGAAGCGCACCTCCTGAAGGTTTAAATCTTACGCTTGTCAATGACCCGCTTGGCTTTGCCTTCACTGCGCTGGATGGTCTTCGGTTCCACCAGTTTTACTTTCACCGAAATGCCTAAAGTGCTTTCGATATTGGCCCGGATGGTTCTCTCCAGCTTCTCTAGCTCTTTCACTTCATCGGAGAACTTGTCAGCGGAAACCTCCACCC
This window harbors:
- a CDS encoding ACT domain-containing protein; translation: MKVKQISVFLENKSGRLHAVTELLAKHGINIRALSIAETSTFGILRLIVNEPDLAYKALLEAGFTVSLTDVIGVEMPDEPGGLAKVMGALDKAGINIEYLYAFISSHKGRAMVIFRVENLEEAVECLQKEGIRVMEGETLYKM